The genomic stretch TGATCTCAAGCATTTGGCAGAAACGCAAAACAATGCCTTTGAAGCAAGCAATTAAAGAAGGGGTAGGAGAGACTGGCGGAGTAATTACATCAGCAGGACTTATTCTTGCAGCAACCTTCTCTGTTTTAGCAACTCTTCCGATCCAAGTGCTTGTCCAATTTGGTCTAATTACAGCTATTGGTGTGTTAATGGATACCTTTATTGTACGCCCATTCCTAGTGCCGGCCATTACAGCGTTGCTTGGCAAAAAAGCATTTTGGCCAGCCAAGGTTGAGCTTATAGAAGAGCCTAAGCTAAGAGCAAGAAATTAATAAGAAGGGTTGAATCTTATGCTGCATAAGATTCAACCCTTTTTCTTTTCCTAAAAATGAAACATTTTCCCAATCACATACGTCTTATTTAGAGGGCTGTCTGCCTATTATAGAGAAAAGTCGGGGGAATTCATATTGAGAAGAATACGCTTTATTAAGGTATGGCTGGCCGTTTCTATTTTGATAAGCAGCAGTGCGCTTTTATTTCCAGCTAGAGCTGCGGCATGCAGCTGTGTGAAGCCTGGCTCAGTTCAAGAGGCTGACGTAAGAAGTGATGCCGTTTTTGAAGGTACGGTAACTAAAGTAAAACCAACATCCGCGCGTTTGTTAAGCTCCTCTGTGAAGGCGGTCAAAGCAAGCTTTCAAGTAAATGAAGTTTGGAAGGGGCATGTATCGCCAACCATCGAAGTGCTTACAGCGGAAGGCAGTGATAGCTGCGGCTATGAGTTCGTAGAGGGAGAACGGTATTTGGTCTATGCGACGGCAACAGGAAAAGCGCTTGAGGTTAACCTTTGCAGTCAAACGGTACTACATAGTAAAGCTGATGAGCAGTTTATGGTGCTTGGCAGCGGATCACTTCCGCCACAGCCTAATTTAGAAGAACAGCTGTCTAATGATGTTTTTGCGAGAAATCTTATTGTTTTTTTGAGCGTAATCGTTGCAGCTTCATCCGGACTATTGCTTTATCGCAGATATAAGGGAGCTAAATCAAGAACATAGCTACAATTGTAGTCACCGTTAGTCCGATCAGCACTGGTTTTAGATTCCGACGTGCCAGCTCGAAGGGATCTACGCCGCATATAGCTGCAGCTGGTATGAGAGCCCAAGGGATAATCGTACCGCCGCCTACCCAGATAGCAGCTACCTGACCAAGCGCCGTCAAAGTAGCAATGCCAGATCCGATCGCATGACCAAATAGCTGAGCAATGGAGCCAGCCAGAGAAATGCCTGAGAAGCCAGACCCATCAAGACCTGTGACAGCTCCGACAACGGTTAATGTGATCGAACCTACAACGCCATTGACGGGCACAGCATGTGCGAGCGCGTTACCCAAATCATTGACAATCCCATGAGAGGCCTCTGGCAGCTTCTCTCCAAACATGGCTAGGAAGCCAGAGTCACCCAAATAAAAGAATGCCGCAATGGGGATAACAGGGCCAAATACTTTAAAGCCGAATAAAAAGCCTTCAATTAAATAGCTGGTTGTTTTCTCGAAGCCTTTCCCTTTATGGGTCAGCATCGTGATCAGAAGCATAATGAGAATAGCAGTACCGCCAATTAAAGCTGTGGCATCGCCACCTTGAAGATCGAGCAAAAACATCGCAAATACATCTAATGCAAACAATATAGGAATGATAATAGCGAGTAAGCGCTTCGTACTTAGTGACAGTGAGCTGCGATCAGCCTCAGCATGTGGATCGTAGATTTGATCGTTAGCATCTGTTGTCGTAATTAGCCCGTCACGCCATGTTCCCAGCTTCTGATCGCGGCGCATCATCCAGAAGGCGACAGTTGTCGTTACTGCACCCATTACGATGACTAACGGAATGCTGGCTTGCATGACGGAGTTAATCGGAATACCTGCCGCATCGGCTGTAAGCTTAGGTGCTCCTTGAATGATATAATCACCAGATAAGGCAATGCCGTGTCCAAATAGGTTCATGGCAACGGCAGCTCCGAGCGCGGGCAAACCGACACGAATGGCAACAGGCAGCAATACAGCACCGATAAGAGCTACTGCGGGTGATGGCCAAAAAAACCATGATGTAACCATCATAATAAGGCCGATGCCCCAGAAGGCCAGCGCGGGTGTTCTTAGAAAACGAGTGAATGGAGAGATCATAATTTCATTTATGCCAGTACGTATGAGCACTCGGCTCATGGCGACGATAATGGATATGATTAAAATCGTTCCAATCAGCTCTTTAATCGCGAAAATAAAGCTGTTGAAAATACCGCTTACTGAACCGCTTGCTGAAGTAGTTGCCAATATGCCGATTCCTAAAATTCCTGCAATACAGATAATCGTCGTATCTCGCCGCATTAGCATAAAGCCAATAATGGCAATAACAAAGCCCAGGTAAACCCAGTGTAGCGCCGATAAATGAATGTCCATCCGATCATCTCCTTGTGGCATACACGAAACCAGTATGAACTGAATTCGTATAGTAATGTATGCAAATACACAGATAGGCGTTCATCTTGAACGTATGGGAGACAACCGAGGGGGAATAGAATGATTAAGCGAAGAGTATCGATGCTGTTGCTGCTCTCTTTAATGCTTCTGACTGCTGGCTGTGGTATTATAAATGAAGTAGGACAAACGGTAAATTTTGCAACAGAGACAACGGACTACTTACAATCGTTAAAGGATTTCGGGCAAGATATGAATACACTTGCGGAGCAAGCCGTAGCGGATCTGGACGCTAGAACAACTCTAATCGAGCAGCTGCAGGCACTCAAGCAGCAGATCACTCGCTATGAGGGACTTCAGGTGCCTGATTACGCAACAAAACTTCATGAATCGTTGACCGAATACAATGCGACGCTTCAGCAAGGGCTGGATAAAGCTCTGACGAATATAGAGCAGGGAAGAGCCGCATTCGATTCTACAGGTATTCCGGATACGATGAACAAAATTAACGAGCTGTTAAATCAATTGAGTCAGCTTACACCGTAATGCAGGAATAGAAAGGAAGAATAATCGTGATTAACATCAATGTGTTGGAAGCCTCAATGACCTATTCTAAGGAAGATGGTTATGTGGGCAAGGTTCATTTTGGAGTAGAAGGACAAGTAAATGAGTATGAGATTGCTTTGCATAGCAAGAAGGGCAAAGAATGGGGCTACGGATTGTTTTTCTTGAATCAATCAGGCAAGGAAGAGGAATTGCTGGCTTTAGAGGATCTATTGGAAGAAGAGGACGAACTATTTGATTTCCTTGTTGACACAGC from Paenibacillus sp. FSL H8-0548 encodes the following:
- a CDS encoding DUF6376 family protein; translated protein: MIKRRVSMLLLLSLMLLTAGCGIINEVGQTVNFATETTDYLQSLKDFGQDMNTLAEQAVADLDARTTLIEQLQALKQQITRYEGLQVPDYATKLHESLTEYNATLQQGLDKALTNIEQGRAAFDSTGIPDTMNKINELLNQLSQLTP